A region of Alkalispirochaeta americana DNA encodes the following proteins:
- a CDS encoding ABC transporter ATP-binding protein — MSQVILETQHIVKQFPKVLANDDISICLKEGEILCLLGENGAGKSTLMNILYGLYKPTSGRILIKGREVEFSSPREAIKNGLGMVHQHFMLLDPLTVTENIILGSEPGRGPVIDYRTARREVQELSDRYGLKIDPDAKVENLSVGLQQRVEILKALYRRAEILILDEPTAVLTPQEVEEFFAVIRTLRESGVSIIIITHKLEEVRAISDRVYILRRGRIEGERPTAGATTAELANLMVGRSVVLTVERTPHEVQPDPVFEVQGLGVSDDRGVPSIQDLSLTVRPGEIVGIAGVDGNGQTELAEAVMGLRPITQGVMRHLGTEVQGMTTRERINRSMGYVPADRHRYGLVLPFSVAENIALGYHDRSPNAYRGVLDYPGMNDHAGELIERFDIRTSGPGATASQLSGGNQQKVILAREFSRKPTFLLVSQPTRGLDVGAIEYIHSEVLAMRDKDVGILLISLELEEIFALADRILVLFEGRVVRELITDKTSEEEVGLYMTGGKEASA, encoded by the coding sequence ATGTCACAGGTGATTCTGGAAACGCAACATATCGTGAAGCAGTTCCCCAAGGTCCTTGCCAACGATGATATAAGCATCTGCCTGAAGGAGGGGGAGATCCTCTGTCTTCTGGGTGAGAACGGGGCGGGCAAGAGCACGCTCATGAATATTCTCTACGGCTTGTACAAACCCACCTCGGGGCGCATCCTGATAAAGGGGCGGGAGGTGGAGTTCTCGTCTCCCCGGGAGGCGATAAAAAACGGCCTGGGGATGGTTCACCAGCATTTCATGCTTCTTGATCCGCTCACCGTTACGGAGAACATCATTCTGGGTTCCGAGCCGGGCCGGGGGCCCGTGATCGATTACCGCACCGCCCGCCGGGAGGTGCAGGAGCTCAGCGATCGCTATGGTCTCAAGATTGATCCCGATGCCAAAGTGGAGAACCTCTCCGTGGGGTTGCAGCAGCGCGTGGAGATCCTCAAAGCCCTCTACCGCCGGGCCGAGATCCTTATCCTGGACGAGCCCACGGCGGTGCTCACGCCCCAGGAGGTGGAGGAGTTTTTTGCCGTGATCCGCACCCTCCGCGAGAGCGGGGTGAGTATCATTATCATCACCCACAAGCTGGAAGAGGTTCGGGCCATCTCGGACCGGGTGTATATTCTGCGGCGCGGCCGTATTGAGGGCGAGCGCCCCACGGCGGGGGCTACCACGGCAGAGCTGGCAAACCTTATGGTGGGGCGTTCCGTGGTGCTCACCGTGGAGCGAACCCCCCACGAGGTACAGCCCGATCCGGTTTTCGAGGTCCAGGGGCTGGGTGTTTCCGACGACCGGGGCGTTCCTTCTATTCAGGATCTTTCCCTGACGGTTCGTCCCGGGGAGATTGTGGGGATCGCCGGGGTGGATGGCAACGGTCAGACCGAGCTTGCCGAGGCGGTGATGGGGTTGCGTCCGATCACCCAAGGCGTGATGCGCCACCTGGGCACAGAGGTCCAGGGGATGACCACCCGGGAGCGGATCAACCGCAGCATGGGCTATGTTCCGGCCGACCGCCACCGCTACGGCCTGGTCTTGCCCTTTTCCGTGGCCGAGAACATCGCCCTGGGCTATCACGATCGGTCCCCCAACGCCTACCGGGGTGTTCTGGATTATCCCGGCATGAACGATCATGCCGGGGAGCTGATCGAGCGCTTCGATATCCGGACCTCCGGCCCCGGAGCAACGGCGTCGCAGCTTTCGGGAGGAAACCAGCAGAAGGTGATTCTGGCCCGGGAGTTTTCCCGGAAGCCCACCTTCCTTCTGGTGAGCCAGCCCACGCGGGGCCTCGATGTGGGGGCTATCGAATACATCCACTCCGAGGTTCTGGCCATGCGGGACAAGGATGTGGGGATTCTTCTGATTTCCCTGGAGCTGGAAGAGATCTTTGCCCTGGCGGATCGGATTCTGGTGCTCTTTGAGGGGCGTGTTGTGCGGGAACTGATTACGGATAAAACCAGCGAAGAAGAGGTTGGCCTCTACATGACCGGCGGAAAGGAAGCGAGCGCATGA
- a CDS encoding glycosyltransferase — MRVCHLTTRLVKGGADFNIFYNMLRGAPDLVQTLVVGAEYHEGMVEELRQAGVEVVVVPHICREISPGAEVRAFRWLWRFFRKNSFDIVYTHNAKTGILGRFAVPRRAGGAVVLHGVHGMSFTDSMARPVFLLFRWLERRAAGRTDLFVSVGYTLRDLMVEAGVGRPGQYRIIRSGMEIERFRLARRDEALRQEVGCSGPDDVLCAVVARLEQRKGQHWFLEAFARAVEELERSGQGLSLRAVLLGDGPRREALEEQARRLGVSSRVVFPGFRDNPQDYFAAADLVCLTSEWEGVPQSLVQAAAAGRAAVAFDVPGIRETVEEGVTGLVVPFRDISALTEALVHLARDRELRERFGRAAAARPLEEWSLPVMVERTDALYRQVLAPGSGARFRRGVPEQIGPQKTG, encoded by the coding sequence GTGAGGGTTTGTCATCTCACAACCCGCCTGGTGAAGGGCGGGGCGGATTTTAATATTTTCTACAATATGCTTCGGGGGGCTCCCGATCTTGTCCAGACCCTGGTGGTGGGGGCCGAGTACCATGAGGGCATGGTGGAGGAGCTGCGTCAGGCCGGGGTAGAGGTGGTGGTTGTTCCCCATATTTGCCGCGAGATCTCGCCCGGGGCCGAGGTCCGGGCGTTCCGGTGGTTGTGGCGGTTTTTCCGGAAGAACTCCTTTGATATTGTCTATACCCATAACGCCAAGACGGGGATTCTGGGGCGTTTTGCCGTGCCCCGCCGTGCCGGGGGGGCGGTGGTGCTCCATGGGGTTCATGGGATGAGTTTTACCGATTCCATGGCGCGGCCTGTTTTTTTGTTGTTTCGCTGGCTTGAGCGGCGGGCTGCGGGCCGGACCGATCTCTTTGTCTCCGTGGGCTATACCCTGCGGGATCTTATGGTGGAGGCCGGGGTGGGCCGGCCCGGGCAATACCGGATTATCCGAAGCGGCATGGAGATCGAGCGCTTTCGTCTGGCCCGGCGGGATGAGGCCCTGCGGCAGGAGGTGGGGTGCTCGGGGCCCGACGATGTGCTTTGCGCCGTGGTGGCCCGCCTGGAGCAGCGCAAGGGGCAGCACTGGTTTCTGGAGGCCTTTGCCCGGGCGGTGGAGGAGCTGGAGCGTTCCGGCCAGGGGCTCTCCCTGCGGGCGGTGCTTCTGGGCGACGGCCCCCGGCGGGAGGCTCTGGAAGAGCAGGCCCGGCGTCTGGGGGTTTCTTCCCGGGTGGTTTTTCCCGGGTTTCGCGACAACCCCCAGGATTATTTTGCTGCTGCCGATCTGGTCTGTCTTACTTCGGAGTGGGAGGGGGTTCCCCAGTCCCTGGTCCAGGCTGCCGCTGCAGGTCGTGCCGCTGTTGCCTTCGATGTTCCCGGGATTCGCGAGACCGTGGAGGAGGGGGTGACCGGTCTGGTGGTGCCCTTTCGGGATATTTCGGCTCTCACGGAGGCGCTGGTTCACCTGGCCCGGGACAGGGAGCTGCGCGAGCGCTTTGGCAGGGCTGCGGCAGCGCGGCCCCTGGAGGAGTGGAGCTTGCCCGTGATGGTGGAGCGCACCGACGCTCTCTATCGTCAGGTTCTGGCGCCAGGTTCTGGCGCCAGGTTCCGGCGTGGGGTTCCGGAACAGATTGGCCCGCAAAAAACTGGATAG